The genome window GAGGGCGGTCGCCTGGACGGCGGCCATGCGGGCCGGGCTGTCGTGCGAGGCGCCGGCTCCGGGGGTCTGCATTTCGTCGGCGACCATCCGGAGGAAGTCGCCCGTGTGGTCAAAGCGGGCCTGGGACGCTCTTCGTCCCCCTTTCAGGAACGCCGTCTTGGCGGTGCCGGAGCGGGGAACTCCGCTCCATTCGACTGCGCTGGCGTCGAGTTCTTCGAACCATTTCTCCGCCACCAGCATCGCCAGGACCGCGAAGGAGATGAACAGCAGAGTGAAGAGCAGCAGGACGACGATCACCTGGCCGGGCTGATCCCACCCCAGCCAGTTGCAGAGTGCGTACGCGATGGCCGTCGCGAAGCCGCACAGCCAGATGAAGGACCGGGTGTGGCGGTCAATGAATTCGGTCGGGTGGGCCATGGTTCCATCCTTGGACAGGCAAGCAACCGGAACTCTAACGCGGACCGGAAAATCGAGGCAACAGGAGCTGTTTCGAGCCCGCCGGCGTGCCCGGGCCTCATTTCACAATTTTCACACACTCGCCACTCAGAGAAGACGACGTGGGAGCGAACAATGACAGGAGACGGGACGAAGATTCGCCCTGGATTCCGCACCGGCGGCCGATTGATCCCCTGCGCGCGGTTTCCTAGCTTTTCGGCCCCGGTCCGTCCTCGTGAAGCAGGTTTTGAACGTGTCGAAGTTGCGCAAGCAGACCTATGGGCCCCTTTCCTGCACCGTCGTCGACGGGACGCCGGGGACGCCGCCGGACCGGCTCGTCGTTCTCTGTCACGGATTCGGAGCCGGGGGGGACGACCTGGTGTCGCTCGCTCCGGAATTGATTCAGCGGTTCCCCGGTGAGCTGGCGTCGACGCGGTTTGTCTTTCCGGCCGCGCCGATGGACCTTCGGGAGTATGGGATTCCTGGGGGCCGGGCGTGGTGGCCGATCGACATGGTCCGTCTGCAGCAGGCGGCCGCCGCCGGGCGGCTGCGCGACCTCCGGTATGAGCATCCGCCCCGCCTTCCTGAAGTCCGGCAGGCGTTCTCGACGGCGCTGGAGGCGATGCTGGCCGATGCCGGCCTGGGGATGGACAAGACCGTGATCGGCGGGTTCTCGCAGGGGGCGATGGTGACGACGGATGCCATGCTCCACCTGGAAGTCCGGCCGGCGGGGCTGATTGTCTTCTCGGGGACGCTCCTGAGCGAAGAGGACTGGCGGGCGACCGCCGAGAAACAGGGGCTCCAGGGACTGCGGGTCGTGCAGTCCCATGGACGTCAGGATCCGGTCCTGCCGTTTTCGCTCGCCGAGGAGCTTCGGGCGATGCTCACCTCGTTCGGCGCGGAGGTCGACTGGAACCCGTTCGACG of Planctomyces sp. SH-PL14 contains these proteins:
- a CDS encoding alpha/beta hydrolase — protein: MSKLRKQTYGPLSCTVVDGTPGTPPDRLVVLCHGFGAGGDDLVSLAPELIQRFPGELASTRFVFPAAPMDLREYGIPGGRAWWPIDMVRLQQAAAAGRLRDLRYEHPPRLPEVRQAFSTALEAMLADAGLGMDKTVIGGFSQGAMVTTDAMLHLEVRPAGLIVFSGTLLSEEDWRATAEKQGLQGLRVVQSHGRQDPVLPFSLAEELRAMLTSFGAEVDWNPFDGPHTISGPALMAAGRLITSI